A region of Faecalibacterium taiwanense DNA encodes the following proteins:
- the rplB gene encoding 50S ribosomal protein L2, whose protein sequence is MAIKKYGPTTPGRRGMTVTDYSVLSKVAPERSLLEPMKKHSGRNNTGRITVRHQGGGNRTKYRVIDFKRQKTDMPATVKTLEYDPNRSAFIALVEYTDGVKSYIIAPDGLKVGDVVISSKSADIKPGNCLPFENIPVGTIIHNIELYPGRGAQLVRSAGNMAQLMAKENGYALVRLPSGEMRNVPVNCTAVIGQVSNIDHENVNLGKAGRKRHMGVRPGSRGTVMNPCDHPHGGGEGRAPVGHSGPMTPWGKPALGLKTRKHHKRSDKLIVKRAGK, encoded by the coding sequence ATGGCTATCAAGAAGTATGGCCCCACTACTCCGGGCCGCCGCGGCATGACCGTCACGGATTACAGCGTCCTGTCTAAGGTCGCTCCCGAGCGCAGCCTGCTGGAGCCCATGAAGAAGCACAGCGGCCGCAACAACACCGGTCGCATCACCGTCCGTCATCAGGGCGGCGGCAACCGCACCAAGTATCGTGTCATCGACTTCAAGCGTCAGAAGACCGATATGCCCGCTACCGTCAAGACTCTCGAGTACGATCCGAACCGCAGCGCATTCATCGCTCTGGTCGAGTACACCGATGGCGTCAAGAGCTACATCATTGCTCCCGATGGCCTGAAGGTGGGCGATGTGGTCATCAGCAGCAAGTCTGCCGACATCAAGCCCGGCAACTGCCTGCCCTTCGAGAACATCCCCGTCGGTACCATCATCCACAACATCGAGCTGTATCCCGGCCGCGGCGCTCAGCTGGTTCGTTCCGCTGGCAACATGGCTCAGCTGATGGCTAAGGAGAATGGCTACGCTCTGGTTCGTCTGCCCTCCGGTGAGATGCGCAACGTGCCCGTGAACTGCACCGCAGTCATCGGTCAGGTTTCCAACATCGACCACGAGAACGTCAATCTGGGCAAGGCTGGCCGCAAGCGCCACATGGGCGTGCGTCCCGGCAGCCGTGGTACCGTCATGAACCCCTGCGACCATCCCCACGGTGGTGGCGAGGGCCGCGCACCTGTTGGTCACTCCGGTCCTATGACTCCCTGGGGCAAGCCCGCTCTGGGTCTCAAGACTCGCAAGCATCATAAGCGCTCCGATAAGCTGATCGTGAAGCGTGCAGGTAAGTAA
- the rpsS gene encoding 30S ribosomal protein S19, protein MGRSIKKGPFVQAALMKHVEAMNASGKKQVIKTWSRASTIFPEFVGHTFAVHDGRKHVPVYVTEDMVGHKLGEFVPTRTFKGHTGNSK, encoded by the coding sequence ATGGGTAGAAGCATTAAAAAAGGACCTTTCGTCCAGGCTGCTCTTATGAAGCACGTTGAAGCGATGAACGCTTCCGGCAAGAAGCAGGTCATCAAGACCTGGAGCCGCGCCTCCACGATCTTCCCCGAATTCGTTGGTCACACCTTTGCCGTCCACGACGGCCGCAAGCATGTGCCTGTGTATGTGACTGAGGACATGGTTGGCCACAAGCTGGGTGAGTTCGTTCCCACCCGTACCTTCAAGGGCCACACTGGTAATTCTAAGTAA
- the rplW gene encoding 50S ribosomal protein L23, with protein MKTAHDIILKPVITENSMAGIADKKYTFKVATDATKVEIAQAVEVLFPGAKVAKVNTISVRGRFRRQGMHAGYTAASKKAIVTLTKDSKEIEFFNSMV; from the coding sequence ATGAAAACCGCACATGATATCATCCTGAAGCCGGTCATTACCGAGAACTCCATGGCTGGCATCGCTGACAAGAAGTACACCTTCAAGGTCGCTACCGATGCTACCAAGGTCGAGATCGCTCAGGCCGTTGAGGTCCTGTTCCCGGGCGCTAAGGTCGCAAAGGTCAACACCATCTCTGTGCGCGGCCGTTTCCGCCGCCAGGGTATGCACGCCGGTTACACCGCTGCATCCAAGAAGGCTATCGTGACCCTGACCAAGGACTCCAAGGAGATCGAGTTCTTCAACAGCATGGTCTAA
- the rplD gene encoding 50S ribosomal protein L4 has translation MAKFNVVDMNGQHVSEIELSDAVFGITPNEKAVHIAVVNFLANQRQGTQNTKIRMEVSGGGKKPWRQKGTGHARQGSIRAPQWTHGGVALGPKPRSYNYHINNKVKRLALLSVLSDKAANGNMVVVDKFACDEYKTKTVVAMLNAVGAGKKNLLVNETVDAKFVKSAGNIAGVKTTFAGSVNTYDVLNADKLIISVDAAKKLEEVLG, from the coding sequence CATGTTAGCGAGATCGAGCTTTCCGACGCCGTGTTCGGTATCACCCCGAACGAGAAGGCTGTCCACATTGCTGTGGTGAACTTCCTGGCCAACCAGCGTCAGGGCACCCAGAACACCAAGATCCGCATGGAAGTTTCCGGCGGCGGCAAGAAGCCCTGGCGTCAGAAGGGCACCGGCCACGCTCGTCAGGGTTCCATCCGTGCACCGCAGTGGACTCACGGCGGCGTCGCTCTGGGCCCCAAGCCCCGCAGCTACAACTACCACATCAACAACAAGGTCAAGCGCCTGGCTCTGCTGAGCGTGTTGTCCGACAAGGCTGCCAATGGCAACATGGTCGTTGTTGACAAGTTCGCTTGCGATGAGTACAAGACCAAGACCGTGGTTGCAATGCTGAACGCTGTTGGTGCCGGCAAGAAGAACCTGCTGGTCAACGAGACTGTCGACGCAAAGTTCGTCAAGAGCGCTGGCAACATTGCCGGTGTGAAGACCACCTTCGCAGGCAGCGTGAACACCTACGATGTGCTGAATGCCGACAAGCTGATCATCAGCGTCGACGCAGCTAAGAAGCTCGAGGAGGTGCTTGGCTAA